The Miscanthus floridulus cultivar M001 chromosome 17, ASM1932011v1, whole genome shotgun sequence genome has a window encoding:
- the LOC136515959 gene encoding uncharacterized protein, with the protein MSDGWTDTSHRHLINFLANSPAGTFFLGSVDASSEVADMNLLANLLEKQIDKIGREYVVQIVTDNGSNFKAAGRILMERIPHLFWTPCVAHCLNLLLQDIGEIKEFNTVINSSKNVSRFLYKHGRILDLMRQKIGGDLVRPAVTRFATSYLTLASMYKNKQGLRNLVVSEEWHNNSMSKSVEGKRVENIILSVPFWTKLEYCLKASQPLLVALRIADGDETPAAPEITTAMDVAKSTIKESLKDKTELLGQVLALYDKRWDTQMEQKLYGAALFLNPNKFFAIREKDKRQAARLRGMFNQVLWKMVTDDNVSTKISQQADDYEQSEGEGFLMPLAIRDRDKKNPRKRSNPLLLEEFQWDSEWVDENCEELPWVVVDEVIGASENLRARNLPRFVSSNQQDKKRLCSSQGTTRGLVQGRLIVLDDD; encoded by the exons ATGTCTGATGGTTGGACAGATACTAGCCATCGtcatctaatcaattttcttgcAAACAGTCCAGCAGGGACCTTCTTCCTAGGTTCAGTTGATGCATCAAGTGAGGTAGCTGATATGAATTTGCTAGCAAATTTGTTAGAGAAGCAAATTgataagattgggagagaatacGTGGTGCAGATTGTCACAGACAACGGGTCCAACTTCAAGGCAGCGGGAAGGATTCTAATGGAGAGGATCCCGCACTTGTTTTGGACACCTTGTGTTGCCCATTGCCTGAATTTGTTGCTGCAAGACATTGGAGAGATAAAGGAGTTCAACACTGTCATAAATTCATCAAAGAATGTGAGCAGATTTCTATACAAGCATGGGAGGATACTTGATCTAATGAGACAGAAAATAGGTGGGGATCTTGTGAGGCCAGCTGTGACTCGATTTGCTACTTCTTATCTCACTTTGGCAAGTATGTATAAAAATAAGCAAGGCTTGAGAAATTTAGTCGTCAGCGAGGAATGGCACAATAACAGCATGTCTAAGTCTGTTGAAGGCAAACGAGTTGAGAATATTATCCTGTCTGTGCCATTTTGGACTAAATTGGAATATTGCTTGAAAGCTTCACAACCACTTCTCGTTGCTCTAAGGATTGCAGATGGGGATGAGACACCAGCAGCTCCTGAGATCACTACAgccatggatgttgcaaaaagcaCCATCAAAGAATCTCTAAAAGATAAAACTGAATTACTTGGCCAGGTGCTGGCGTTATATGATAAGAGGTGGGATACCCAAATGGAACAAAAGCTATATGGGGCAGCCCTATTCTTGAATCCAAACAAGTTCTTTGCCATAAGGGAGAAAGACAAGAGACAAGCTGCAAGGTTAAGAGGCATGTTCAATCAAGTTCTATGGAAAATGGTGACTGATGACAATGTGTCAACCAAGATTTCACAGCAAGCTGATGACTATGAACAATCTGAAGGTGAAGGCTTCTTAATGCCTTTAGCTATAAGGGACAGAGACAAAAAGAACCCTA GAAAGAGGAGCAACCCTCTCTTGCTAGAAGAGTTTCAGTGGGACAGTGAATGGGTTGATGAGAATTGTGAGGAGCTGCCTTGGGTTGTTGTGGATGAAGTTATTGGTGCATCTGAGAATCTAAGGGCTCGCAACTTGCCTAGG
- the LOC136514944 gene encoding jacalin-related lectin 3-like → MSIKSINGKSPIVVGPWGGTGGYPWDDGVYSTIRQIVIGHGAAIDSIRIEYDLKGRSVWSETHGGTDGGSETDKVKLDFPDEVLVSVSGHYGSVCGTPVIIRSLTFQSNSSTYGPFGTEDGTPFSLPVSSGKIIGFHGRSGSYLNSIGFYLKQVHFPNPMNSPASPMSLPSSQSRNGYGFTGGDTGPDMVLAVRDRGDSYAVYASNQPKQQYTNPSPDYNDGALWNKMVSFPSYYGDTGAAAISSPQTYGPWGGSGGTIFDDGVYTGVWQINLTRAVGISSIKVLYDRNGQAVWGNKHGFSGGVIPDKIIFDFPSEVLTHITGFYDSAIIMGPTVVRSLTFHTNKRTYGPYGDEYGTYFSTSFTNGRIVGFHGREGWYIDGIGVHVQEGKLASQRFVSRPKTATSPSVHYNMLAQAQSNTYTDNEVAYGMVKEPVPMGPGPWGGEGGRAWDDGVYTGVKQIYIMRGAFIGSIQIEYDRSGHSIWSSRHGNSGHITHRVKLDFPHEVLTCVYGYYNTNREDGPRVLRSLTFITNRGKYGPYGDEFGAYFSSATTEGKVVGFHGRSGQHLDAIGVHMQHWLGDRRPAPKYVLSKYLF, encoded by the exons ATG AGCATCAAAAGCATTAATGGAAAGAGTCCCATAGTGGTTGGACCTTGGGGAGGGACAGGAGGATACCCTTGGGATGACGGTGTGTACTCAACAATACGCCAGATCGTGATCGGCCATGGTGCAGCTATCGACTCAATAAGGATCGAGTATGATCTGAAAGGAAGGTCAGTTTGGTCAGAGACGCATGGAGGTACTGATGGAGGCTCTGAAACAGATAAG GTGAAGCTAGATTTTCCAGATGAAGTCCTTGTGTCTGTAAGTGGACACTATGGATCTGTTTGTGGGACACCGGTCATCATAAGATCATTGACATTTCAGAGCAACAGTTCGACGTATGGACCTTTCGGCACCGAAGATGGGACACCTTTCTCACTTCCAGTGAGCAGCGGCAAGATCATTGGATTTCATGGGCGGTCTGGGTCATATCTCAACTCAATAGGTTTCTACCTGAAGCAAGTGCATTTTCCAAATCCAATGAATTCTCCAGCTTCACCTATGAGCCTCCCAAGCTCACAAAGTAGAAACGGCTATGGCTTCACTGGTGGTGATACTGGACCTGACATGGTTCTCGCTGTGCGAGATAGAGGCGATAGCTACGCTGTTTATGCTAGCAATCAGCCCAAGCAGCAGTATACAAACCCATCACCGGACTACAATGATGGAGCGCTCTGGAACAAG ATGGTTTCTTTCCCCAGTTACTATGGAGACACAGGAGCTGCAGCCATTAGCAGCCCTCAGACTTATGGTCCCTGGGGTGGAAGTGGTGGCACCATATTTGATGACGGTGTATACACTGGTGTGTGGCAGATCAATTTGACACGTGCAGTGGGAATTTCTTCTATTAAGGTTCTGTATGATCGAAATGGGCAGGCAGTATGGGGTAACAAGCATGGATTCAGTGGAGGTGTTATACCTGACAAG ATAATATTCGATTTCCCTTCAGAGGTGTTGACTCATATAACCGGGTTCTATGATTCAGCAATAATCATGGGCCCAACCGTGGTCAGATCTCTAACGTTTCACACGAACAAGCGGACATATGGACCATATGGGGATGAGTATGGCACATACTTCTCCACAAGTTTTACCAATGGAAGGATAGTAGGTTTTCATGGCAGGGAGGGGTGGTACATCGATGGCATTGGAGTTCATGTTCAGGAAGGCAAGTTGGCTTCACAGCGATTTGTTAGCAGACCAAAGACCGCGACTAGCCCATCAGTACATTACAACATGCTTGCTCAAGCGCAGAGCAATACATATACAGACAATGAG GTTGCTTATGGCATGGTGAAAGAACCGGTTCCGATGGGACCAGGACCATGGGGTGGGGAGGGAGGCCGGGCGTGGGACGACGGCGTTTACACTGGCGTGAAGCAAATCTACATCATGAGAGGAGCATTCATCGGGTCGATACAGATCGAGTATGACAGGAGTGGGCACTCCATCTGGTCTTCAAGGCATGGGAACAGCGGCCACATAACCCACAGG GTCAAGCTGGACTTCCCGCACGAGGTGCTGACGTGCGTGTACGGCTACTACAACACGAACAGGGAGGACGGGCCCCGGGTCCTGAGGTCGCTGACGTTCATCACCAACCGGGGCAAGTACGGGCCGTACGGCGACGAGTTCGGCGCCTACTTCTCGTCGGCGACGACCGAGGGGAAGGTGGTGGGGTTCCACGGCCGGAGCGGGCAGCACCTGGACGCCATCGGCGTGCACATGCAGCACTGGCTCGGGGACAGGAGGCCTGCCCCCAAGTACGTGCTGTCCAAGTACCTATTCTGA
- the LOC136517215 gene encoding thioredoxin H-type-like: MASEAAAAAATPVAPAEGSVIAIHSLDEWSIQIEEANSAKKLVVIDFTATWCPPCRMIAPVFAELAKKHPNVVFLKVDVDEMKTIAEQFSVEAMPTFLFMKEGDVKDRVVGAAKEELAKKLQLQMTQ, encoded by the exons ATGGcgtcggaggcggcggcggcggcggcgacaccgGTGGCTCCGGCAGAGGGGTCGGTGATCGCGATCCACAGCCTGGACGAGTGGAGCATCCAGATCGAGGAGGCCAACAGCGCCAAGAAGCTG GTGGTGATTGACTTCACTGCCACATGGTGTCCACCATGCCGCATGATAGCTCCAGTTTTTGCTGAACTGGCCAAGAAGCACCCAAATGTTGTTTTTCTGAAAGTTGATGTTGATGAAATGAAG ACCATTGCTGAGCAATTCAGTGTTGAGGCCATGCCAACATTCCTGTTCATGAAGGAGGGCGACGTCAAGGACAGGGTTGTCGGCGCAGCAAAGGAAGAGCTAGCAAAGAAGCTTCAACTGCAGATGACCCAGTAG